One Sandaracinaceae bacterium genomic window carries:
- a CDS encoding transposase, translated as MSKRKRRKFTPEFRAEVVALCQVGDRTVAQVAKDLDLTESSVREWVRRSEADAGRGRPGELTTV; from the coding sequence ATGTCGAAAAGAAAACGAAGGAAGTTCACGCCGGAGTTCAGGGCCGAGGTGGTCGCCCTCTGCCAGGTGGGTGACCGGACCGTCGCCCAGGTCGCGAAGGACCTGGACCTGACCGAGTCGTCGGTCCGGGAGTGGGTACGCCGGTCGGAGGCCGATGCCGGTCGTGGTCGGCCGGGCGAGCTCACCACCGTA
- a CDS encoding TerB family tellurite resistance protein codes for MSDEAEGIWRRFDEEVSDALLRAVSGAFAFVACADAHLAEAEVERFLAWVEARDVFERLPADRLEAHFRGLAQAFAHDFADGERRATEAVAAVGQDPRARELVLSAARVAVVADERLMEVEEAAVARIRAALGLVEGDSE; via the coding sequence GTGAGCGACGAGGCCGAGGGGATCTGGCGGCGTTTCGACGAAGAGGTGAGCGACGCGCTCCTGCGCGCGGTCAGCGGGGCCTTCGCCTTCGTCGCCTGCGCGGACGCGCACCTGGCCGAGGCCGAGGTGGAGCGCTTCCTCGCGTGGGTCGAAGCGCGCGACGTCTTCGAGAGGCTCCCGGCCGATCGGCTCGAGGCGCACTTCCGCGGGCTCGCGCAGGCGTTCGCGCACGACTTCGCCGACGGCGAGCGACGCGCCACCGAGGCCGTCGCGGCCGTCGGGCAGGACCCTCGCGCGCGTGAGCTGGTCCTGAGCGCGGCGCGCGTGGCGGTGGTGGCCGACGAGCGGCTGATGGAAGTGGAAGAGGCCGCGGTGGCGCGGATCCGTGCGGCGCTCGGCCTCGTGGAGGGGGATTCGGAATGA